The following coding sequences are from one Brienomyrus brachyistius isolate T26 chromosome 2, BBRACH_0.4, whole genome shotgun sequence window:
- the prune2 gene encoding protein prune homolog 2 isoform X5 — MDSQHDEDVTSPSGAENRPAPPSSLDLHGTHPQRKKLAAPEINLSLDQSEGSILSDDALDTPDDLDINVDDMDTPDEADSLDYAGHGNEQEWQESQQDTLGEPTEAIPEYTTEEERQDAKLWRSVIIGEQEHRIDMKCIGPYQRVISHGGYYGDLNAIIVFAACFLPDSNRDNYHYIMENLFLYVISTLELMVAEDYMIVYLNGATPRRRMPGLGWLKKCYHMIDRRLRKNLKSFIIVHPSWFIRTILAVTRPFISSKFSSKIKYVNSLAELSELIPMEYVHIPESIVKLDEKLKEAAEMDKLNSFLNGPEPASGQLDTDKSLNPSVS; from the exons ATGGACAGCCAGCATGACGAGGACGTGACAAGTCCCAGTGGGGCAGAGAACAGACCAG CGCCCCCTTCCTCACTGGACCTGCATGGGACCCATCCCCAGCGCAAGAAGCTGGCAGCCCCAGAGATTAACCTGTCACTGGATCAGAGCGAAGGCTCCATCCTGTCAGACGATGCCCTGGACACACCGGATGACCTGGACATCAACGTGGATGACATGGATACGCCGGATGAGGCTGATTCCCTGGACTATGCTGGCCATGGCAACGAGCAGGAGTGGCAGG AATCCCAACAGGACACTCTGGGGGAGCCCACTGAGGCTATCCCAGAGTACACCACAGAGGAAGAACGGCAGGATGCCAAACTGTGGAGGTCCGTCATCATCGGCGAGCAGGAGCACCGCATTGACATGAAGTGCATCGGGCCATACCAGAGAGTCATCTCCCATGGAG GTTATTATGGTGACCTCAATGCCATCATTGTGTTTGCCGCATGCTTTCTGCCTGACAGCAACCGGGATAATTACCATTATATTATGGAGAACCTCTTCCT CTATGTGATAAGCACCCTGGAGCTTATGGTAGCAGAGGACTACATGATCGTGTATCTGAATGGAGCCACCCCACGCAGGAGAATGCCTGGCCTGGGCTGGCTGAAGAAGTGCTATCACATGATAGACAGGAG GCTCAGGAAGAATCTGAAATCCTTCATCATTGTTCACCCTTCTTGGTTCATCAGAACCATCCTTGCGGTCACCAGGCCCTTCATCAG CTCAAAATTCAGCAGCAAGATTAAGTATGTCAACAGTTTGGCAGAACTGAGTGAGCTGATCCCCATGGAGTATGTGCACATTCCAGAGAGCATAGTCAA GCTGGATGAGAAGCTAAAGGAAGCAGCAGAGATGGATAA acTCAACAGCTTTCTGAATGGACCAGAGCCTGCTTCTGGCCAACTGGA